GACTCAAATCCATTTAGCCGGAATGGTGAAGGACTATTTCTATTGACAGTATAGTGACCACTTATAAGATCCATTGCATCCTGAGAAaacataaaattcattaaagcaTATTAGCAATACTGGTTTCTTTCTTAAAGAGTGGTATTCATAATCGAAAACCCAAAAATAGGCAGCTTGCCTGCCGAACCCCATCatgaaaattattcaaataatatcTTGAAATAGCACTCATTCCATCTTTGATTAGTCCTGCTACAGTCTGCTTTCCATATCTACAGTATTTTGGATCCAAGATGTATTATACACAATATGGTGAACAACTTgacattgatttttgaaaatcatatattGAAATTAGATTTTACCTAACCAGGTCCCCTTTCAGGGCATTAGTCCCAGCATATTCAAGACTGATCTCATCACCTTGCTCAGCCCACACTGAATCAGCAAAATGAAGTTTAgaatgaaactgaaaacacaatttcacaGGAAAATTCTGACTCAGAGAGGAAGATAGAAGCAGTAATATTAAGAATTTCATACATGTTCTAAATTTTCCATATTCTTCGGGAAACATAGAAATACCCTCTGAAGATGTAAGCACTCCAATCCTTTGCAACTGTATGTTTAATGACTTCTCAGCCAGAAAACTCTGTTAAGAATACATGGAGGGAGCTCAGAAAACTCTACACTAAAAAACATATCATTCTTAATTACTGCAGATACGATCTACTATAAGATGACAAGGGCGTATCAAGGAAATGTAACAGAACGAGAGATAAGAATCAAATATACTAAATACTGTTTCTGCAAACCTGGGTGACATTTGTTCGATCAAGGCAATCAATGCAGTTATTTCTAATAACTCCTTTCTGCTCCTCTAGTATGTTTCCTTCCATGTCTACAAGGAAGTATCTGCTCAGCTGGAACAGTAATGATTAAAAAACAGAATTATGGATAGCCTACATACCTAGATTGAAGAAAAGTAGCAGTTTATATGTAATATTCCATATGTTTAGATTACCCTTGTTTTTCAAAATCCTCTGAGATTTGGTCATACAGAACATTAAGGTTATCAAAATTTGCGTTGCCATTATAGTGATGAAAGTCAAACGACACATATCTGCAATAAattgtgaaaacaaaattaagttttcctCTAAAGAACCTTAGTTCCTGAGGAAATATACAAAGCTAAAACACAGCTAGAATCGAAGTCCATAGAGAAAGGTTTTAGCATTTTACAATACAGAGTTAAGTCAAAATGAACAAATACCATAAAGTCTAAAATGTCACCTTACATCTCGCAGCTTTTGCATTTCAGCAGCATATGCCACACTTAGTTCACCTTCATCACCATGCTACAAAAGTTAAACATACAAAATATCCAttagttataaataaaaaactttccaTTGAACAGAAAAGCTTGAAACTTGTGTACTAAGGACAAAATTAAAGAATCCAATCATTTCACTAGCCAACAATGCACTAAGAACCAGCCAATCAGAATTAATATGCCATTTTTTTTGGCAGCTTTCTGATCAATCAGTTCAGTGATGTTGCCCATATAAATAGATGTCAAAAGAAACAATTTgctaatattttcttcttcttttttttaaaatacacaaTTTGCTAATATATTCTGTTCACCAAATTCTGCAAGTTCCAGAACTGCTTACAAGAAGAAAGTTTATAGGCCAGAATTATAATTtagtacaaaagaaaagagggaaGAGACCCTTACTTTATCAGTTAGGTCAACTGCTACTATTTCTCCATATCTTTGTAAAAGATCATGGAAATGGCGCTCCACAACATTTGACTGGAGGTAGAATGCCAAATACACAAACATAAATAGGCACTCATTACAATAAAACTCAAGTACTCATCATGGAAAGAGCTCACATCCTGGTGTAAAAACAATACCGTCTGCTCATGGTTTATGATCCTAACTCGTGGTTTATAGCTTAGGTCAACAATCTGCTCCCAAAGAAGTGGAATTGAGCCTCGAATCTGAATTACATAACATTGACAAGTTTTGCTTCTTAAGTTGATACCCTTTTTGTGACTAACATGCATAATGAAACATAAAGAAACACCATGCAAAGATATCTAGTCTTATACTTATTGAGTTGTAAGTTAATGTGCATTTCAAGCACACAATTACTTCTCAACCCCCATCAGATACAGTAAAGATACCTGCAATAATGAGGATCTGAAACCTTCAAGTTCAAGCAATTGttcagtttcaataaaatttgcTGTGTCTCCTTCAAGGTTAGCCCCTCTTCTCCACATCCTTGTCCCTAAATCAAATCCAATCTCAAAACTTCAAATCTGCTTGcagatagttaaataaaaaatcataagaaCCTATCATCTCCACAATGTTATACCTAGACGCCGTGTACACCTCCTTGAAAGTAATGTGATCGTCACATGTGAACTTTTTAAGTTCAGCTGTACAGACTGAAAGCTTAATCAACAGTTAAATGAAAACACTTGTTTTTGAATGGAATATAATGAATGAACTTATTCCAGCGTCTTATTCTCTCACATGCACATGACAAacacagagaaagaaaaaagaggaagaggGAGGGATAGAGAATGATATTGACTAAACAGCATTAGGAATAAGAAATTTCAGGATATTTCCTTGTAATATAGGAATGATGAAACCGTCAAGCTGCACCAGAAAGATAAAGGCACATTAGGGGAAAGAAATTTGATCAATTAAAGGAAATTTAGTACATCATTTTTCCTTTaaccttacaaaaaattttccttcttataAGAGATTAAATATTTCTTGCTTTAGCAAACAATAAAAGTAGTCCTGAAATACTATGATGGATTAATCTAACAGAAGCAACATCTAACCTTAGACTCGATAAGGTCCTCTAAAAGATTTCTGTTCCAAACAAATCGAGGGTCAGCCTGAAACAGAATCAAATATCAGAAACAATATCAGCATGTTTGACCAACCATACTCATTCTTGAAATGGTAAAATACAATCTAACAgcagagaaatagaaaaaagacaAAGTGCTCACATACAATATAGCTTCATAAAATTCAAAGTGAGATtggaatgttaaaatttttaggaCATGGAACATCAAAGAGATCTTCCAAAACTCAAACTAGTAAGAAATCAATCTTTaagcccaaaaaacaaaatcctatATTCATAGCTGACATGGTATGCTGACTAACCTGCTTCCAAATTGGTTTAGTCATCCATCCTTCAGCTAACTTGTATCTTCTCTGTAAGCTGATAGACATGATCAAACGCATCTTCAATACATTATACATAATATGACACGGATTTGACTCTGAatacaacaaaaagaaatagcCCAAGACAATTATAAAAACAGTGGCAGTCTAGTTAAAGAGAGCAAGCTGCAAGGCAAAAGAATTTACTTCAAAGTTATATCTGCCTCGTATGAATAGTATAATCCAGGAGCCGATTCCACTGTTCTCAAAAGTGTTCTAAAGTATGCCTCATCTTGTTTCTGCGTAAAATACATTATTATGACTAGGTTTTAGGCAAGAATCAAAATCTTAATCATTTCAAGAGATGCCTgcataagtttaaattattactTCTTGATAAGACGAAAACTTCAAAGCCTCATTGCAGGACAGGAACGTCATAGACGTAACTTTAAAAATAGGAAAACCAAGAAAAGTCCCGACTTCTTTCCGAGAAGTTATTACGAGTACATACGTTCCTGAACCAAAACATGAAGAATTGAGCAGAAGTCTGATTCAACAACTTACAATTATCATATTGTCAAGTTAGCCAAGCTAACTAATTGGTAAAATTAGCTCAAGCCAATTAATATTATTACACACTTCGGATAAAACTTAGATACATATCCTTATTTAGGttccccaattaaattcaatcacgTCCATCACTCCATTGTGTAATTGTATAGTTACAGAACcgtggttgaatttaatcacgGAACCTAAATTACAGCACAAGAACTAATAACACTTTTTAGCTACGAAGCACAAGCACGTACACAGGATTATAACATAAAATGGCCAATATGACATAGGTACGCCATTCTAAATGAAGTGTCCGTGATTCCTAGATTTTTTAGAGCAGATTCAATAACAGAACGGATATCGACAAGAAGGGCATTTATTGATTACGTGCTACTTAAGCAAgtcattttgcaaaaaaactaaaaaaaacacattttcaagAATATCAAAACTCATCCATGTGTCAAGGAAACAGTTAATACTACCTGCAACCAATCTAATGGTTCCAACAACTCCATAAATTGTTGAGACTTTTGAAGGATTTAGAGAACAAGTGTCATCACCTGCGAAAATTGGCCAaaactattaattattaaaCCAAACACGCCCTAAAATAAAGGAATTGGAAAAATGAGAATGAGACGGAAAATGTTTTTACCGGTAAGCGGTTCAACGTTGCCGTCACGGCGGCCGATGGAGAAACCTTGGTTTGGGGATTCAATGGATTTGATCACGTACTTGTCCTGAAATTCCTGTAATTCTAGCTGATCGTAGAGCTTGAATCTACTATCTCCTGAAGAAGCGCCATCTGCACCGTCCATTTTTTGTTGAACCAATTTGATGGACGATAAGGTTCAGAttgatttttattgttttttagagagagagagagaatggataACGTGAATTTGATCGATCAGGGAGTGTGTGACCGATGGAGGAGGAAAGTGAAGAAACGTCAGTCAAAACAACTCGTCAGCTGACTCAGCTCCAACGGATAACCAGTAGATCTTTTTTTCAATGTTGCTATTTATAACTATAATTAAATGACGAAAATAGCCATGCCATTTTGGATAATTaatcaaaaacattttatttttatctcaaaaaaaaaaaaaaaaaaaaaaaccaacatatataaatacaacaaaattttaaagatatttttatttgatgataaagaaactTTAGTGAAACTAATTagaatttatatatgttttgataatttggaattttttttttaaatattaaatatttttttaacacacacataaggagaggggagaaggtttttttaaaaaaacttacagtggtgtatatccaaaagggcctaaTAATTTGGAAGTTAGGAGTGGggaaattaaaaccaataattaACTCGTTGTGCTACAAAATTTTAGCTTTTcctaaattagtttttttggagaaaaaactCCTAATTATTTAAGACTTAGGAATAATTTCAATTCTTTATACGatagtttcaaatttttcaaTGACCAGTTAAATAtatacctaatttttttttttttttgtgaaagcaAACATATAcctaaaagttaaaactatagTGGTCAAAAGTCTTGTAATTTAATCGGCATCTCTCAGTGAGcactttttaatatttgaaaagcAAAAACTAAGCCTTAAAAGGAAGATTTTATCTTGAAAGAGTAATGTTTGATACACACCGATAATCCTTAATTGTTTTATAACTTATCAAGATGATAAATTATGATTAATGTATATCgctcttacattttttttttttttttttaattagaaacaACCACTCTCACATAGGTGATAGGTCTATgattgatacattttttttattatatacttaCTTCTAACAATtgagaaaataatttaaatttttaatgtcAGCAAACTTACTCGATTCCAATTGTTGTCATTTAAGCAAGGCATTACTTGGGCTCCATTTTTGTCTCTAACATATCACGGCAATCATGCTGTATAAGCACGGCCTAACCTCCACTAGATTATCACAAAGATGATTATGATCGTGGACCCCATATCCAAATGGTTTGGCAAATTGATGGGATAATCATTAATCATTGCGTGAACGGTTTTGACTTCATATTCAATCATGTTCGTATAAACATAAAccacatctttttctttttctttccttgtgCTTGAAACTTTTAATTATGTCGGTTAGTCAAATAAGTAAAAAGGAAACGGCAATGAATATTGTTTAAAGTTAAAGAAATCACATGTAATTACAGATGAAAGGTAACAATGATTTCGCAGTCTTTTCCGAGTTCTGttctgttaaatatttttttgaaatgacaTTAATGATTAATGTTTGACAcatgcatttaaaaattgaaaattgtttgaaaatatgcGTGAAAATACATGCGGGtaaaaaagtatgtgaaaatacatgtaatattgtttaaaaactgtaaaaaattaaaaaataagagagagagagagagagcaaatgaTCATGCACAAAACATTTTCTATTTCATACTTATTCAACTTTACCTGACCAAATTCCAATTATATTTGGTCAAATTGATAAGCTTACAAACTGTTCAGTACAATTGAACCATAGATGGACCTCAATTGCCATATTCATGCTCCATTTTCTTATCCCTGTTCTGTTCTCCTACACCATCCCATTCGACAAAAAGACAAATTGCTGAGAAACTTGAACGATTACTTCTTGACCAAAGGAGCAAGTTCACCCTTTTCATACATGGACGTCAGAATGTCGCAACCCCCAACCAATTCACCATTGACAAAGATCTGTGGGAATGTAGGCCAGTTACTATACTTCTTCAGTGTCTCCCTCAATCCATAATTATACTCTTCATCGAGCACATCAATGCTTTCATAATCCACCCCCTCGCCTTCAAGGATGCCAACTACCCTTTGTGAGAATCCACACATTGGTGCACTTCTTGAACCTTTgataaatgccaccaccttgtTCTCCTTGACCAACTTGTCAATGAGTTCCTCCAGTGGGACTGTCAGTTGGACATGACGGCCAGGTGTCAGCCGAAGATCAGGCTTCTTCTTTGGTGGCTGCCGGACCCAGGTAATGTTTCCTGTTTCATTACCTGGTGGGATCTTTCCAGAGGCTTTTATGTGTTCCTCCATCCATGATTTCCAAGCTTGGGTAAGAGCTGCTCTATCAGGTTCATCTACTAccccaacctacaattgaaacTTTTACAATAGT
The sequence above is drawn from the Quercus robur chromosome 7, dhQueRobu3.1, whole genome shotgun sequence genome and encodes:
- the LOC126692402 gene encoding phosphoinositide phosphatase SAC8 isoform X4 encodes the protein MELLEPLDWLQKQDEAYFRTLLRTVESAPGLYYSYEADITLNLQRRYKLAEGWMTKPIWKQADPRFVWNRNLLEDLIESKLDGFIIPILQGSFQSVQLNLKSSHVTITLLSRRCTRRLGTRMWRRGANLEGDTANFIETEQLLELEGFRSSLLQIRGSIPLLWEQIVDLSYKPRVRIINHEQTSNVVERHFHDLLQRYGEIVAVDLTDKHGDEGELSVAYAAEMQKLRDVRYVSFDFHHYNGNANFDNLNVLYDQISEDFEKQGYFLVDMEGNILEEQKGVIRNNCIDCLDRTNVTQSFLAEKSLNIQLQRIGVLTSSEGISMFPEEYGKFRTLWAEQGDEISLEYAGTNALKGDLVRYGKQTVAGLIKDGMSAISRYYLNNFHDGVRQDAMDLISGHYTVNRNSPSPFRLNGFESLSYLPAASALIVGGLTLTSFTLQNVGRSAQQFMSSVIWAGVTAGVMAVVKANGRQFCSRPRLCGLL
- the LOC126692402 gene encoding phosphoinositide phosphatase SAC8 isoform X2; amino-acid sequence: MDGADGASSGDSRFKLYDQLELQEFQDKYVIKSIESPNQGFSIGRRDGNVEPLTGDDTCSLNPSKVSTIYGVVGTIRLVAGTYVLVITSRKEVGTFLGFPIFKVTSMTFLSCNEALKFSSYQEKQDEAYFRTLLRTVESAPGLYYSYEADITLNLQRRYKLAEGWMTKPIWKQADPRFVWNRNLLEDLIESKLDGFIIPILQGSFQSVQLNLKSSHVTITLLSRRCTRRLGTRMWRRGANLEGDTANFIETEQLLELEGFRSSLLQIRGSIPLLWEQIVDLSYKPRVRIINHEQTSNVVERHFHDLLQRYGEIVAVDLTDKHGDEGELSVAYAAEMQKLRDLSRYFLVDMEGNILEEQKGVIRNNCIDCLDRTNVTQSFLAEKSLNIQLQRIGVLTSSEGISMFPEEYGKFRTLWAEQGDEISLEYAGTNALKGDLVRYGKQTVAGLIKDGMSAISRYYLNNFHDGVRQDAMDLISGHYTVNRNSPSPFRLNGFESLSYLPAASALIVGGLTLTSFTLQNVGRSAQQFMSSVIWAGVTAGVMAVVKANGRQFCSRPRLCGLL
- the LOC126692402 gene encoding phosphoinositide phosphatase SAC8 isoform X3, whose protein sequence is MDGADGASSGDSRFKLYDQLELQEFQDKYVIKSIESPNQGFSIGRRDGNVEPLTGDDTCSLNPSKVSTIYGVVGTIRLVAGTYVLVITSRKEVGTFLGFPIFKVTSMTFLSCNEALKFSSYQEKQDEAYFRTLLRTVESAPGLYYSYEADITLNLQRRYKLAEGWMTKPIWKQADPRFVWNRNLLEDLIESKLDGFIIPILQGSFQSVQLNLKSSHVTITLLSRRCTRRLGTRMWRRGANLEGDTANFIETEQLLELEGFRSSLLQIRGSIPLLWEQIVDLSYKPRVRIINHEQTSNVVERHFHDLLQRYGEIVAVDLTDKHGDEGELSVAYAAEMQKLRDVRYFLVDMEGNILEEQKGVIRNNCIDCLDRTNVTQSFLAEKSLNIQLQRIGVLTSSEGISMFPEEYGKFRTLWAEQGDEISLEYAGTNALKGDLVRYGKQTVAGLIKDGMSAISRYYLNNFHDGVRQDAMDLISGHYTVNRNSPSPFRLNGFESLSYLPAASALIVGGLTLTSFTLQNVGRSAQQFMSSVIWAGVTAGVMAVVKANGRQFCSRPRLCGLL
- the LOC126692402 gene encoding phosphoinositide phosphatase SAC8 isoform X1: MDGADGASSGDSRFKLYDQLELQEFQDKYVIKSIESPNQGFSIGRRDGNVEPLTGDDTCSLNPSKVSTIYGVVGTIRLVAGTYVLVITSRKEVGTFLGFPIFKVTSMTFLSCNEALKFSSYQEKQDEAYFRTLLRTVESAPGLYYSYEADITLNLQRRYKLAEGWMTKPIWKQADPRFVWNRNLLEDLIESKLDGFIIPILQGSFQSVQLNLKSSHVTITLLSRRCTRRLGTRMWRRGANLEGDTANFIETEQLLELEGFRSSLLQIRGSIPLLWEQIVDLSYKPRVRIINHEQTSNVVERHFHDLLQRYGEIVAVDLTDKHGDEGELSVAYAAEMQKLRDVRYVSFDFHHYNGNANFDNLNVLYDQISEDFEKQGYFLVDMEGNILEEQKGVIRNNCIDCLDRTNVTQSFLAEKSLNIQLQRIGVLTSSEGISMFPEEYGKFRTLWAEQGDEISLEYAGTNALKGDLVRYGKQTVAGLIKDGMSAISRYYLNNFHDGVRQDAMDLISGHYTVNRNSPSPFRLNGFESLSYLPAASALIVGGLTLTSFTLQNVGRSAQQFMSSVIWAGVTAGVMAVVKANGRQFCSRPRLCGLL
- the LOC126692403 gene encoding bifunctional monothiol glutaredoxin-S16, chloroplastic, translating into MATNTINLSPIHSTSSLRLLSSRSSQNAPSLSFYSHPKPSLTFTSISLNKSKNPTKPRAFTTTITSAHKNLTETELIAVPPLPNEVNERFPSDAGVYAVYDNNEELQFIGISRDIAASVTVHLKSVPELCSSVKVGVVDEPDRAALTQAWKSWMEEHIKASGKIPPGNETGNITWVRQPPKKKPDLRLTPGRHVQLTVPLEELIDKLVKENKVVAFIKGSRSAPMCGFSQRVVGILEGEGVDYESIDVLDEEYNYGLRETLKKYSNWPTFPQIFVNGELVGGCDILTSMYEKGELAPLVKK